In a genomic window of Thalassotalea piscium:
- a CDS encoding OadG family transporter subunit, with product MDNLTQLFTEAGTLMLTGMVFVFTFLGLLVVFINTVLVRLAHAYPDPVVQRGSQPNSTNKNEVQDGVSPSVVAAISSAVTKYRQQHSKK from the coding sequence ATGGATAACTTAACGCAACTTTTTACTGAAGCTGGCACATTAATGCTAACTGGTATGGTCTTCGTGTTTACTTTTTTAGGTTTACTCGTTGTTTTTATCAACACTGTTTTAGTGAGACTAGCGCATGCCTATCCTGATCCTGTAGTTCAGCGAGGATCGCAACCAAACTCAACGAATAAAAATGAAGTGCAAGATGGTGTTTCACCTAGTGTCGTTGCTGCAATTAGTTCAGCAGTTACTAAGTATCGTCAGCAACATTCTAAAAAGTAA
- the oadA gene encoding sodium-extruding oxaloacetate decarboxylase subunit alpha, whose product MSKPLGITEVVLRDGHQSLLATRLRLEDMLPIAPKLDEIGFWSIESWGGATFDACIRYLGEDPWERIRALKKAMPNTKQQMLFRGQNILGYRHYADDVVEKFVERAHVNGVDVFRIFDAMNDVRNLQTSIKAAVKVGAHAQGTLSYTESPVHTLEGWLTMAKQLEDMGAHSLCIKDMSGLLKPYDAAELIGRLKETVALPIALHCHATTGLSVATHMKAIDADIDVIDTSISSMSQTYGHSPTETIVSIVEGTERDTGLDMVKLAEVAAYFRDVREKYAAFEGSLKGIDARILLAQVPGGMLTNMESQLKEQGAADKLDEVLTEIPKVRKDLGYIPLVTPTSQIVGTQAVLNVLTGERYKTITKETAGVLKGEYGATADKVNTELQARVLDGGEAITCRPADLLKPEVETLSVELTEIAAEKGIKLADDVIDDVLTYALFPQIGLKFLENRNNPDAFEPVPTKAPSVKSASAPVSATATENYAVSVDGKVYDVIVAPGGSIDSVTPASGGEPLKQSAPISAGETLNAPLAGNIFKVLVNKGDTVEAGEVVIIMEAMKMETEVRAVNSGEIVAVNAKEGDSVSVGDPLITLA is encoded by the coding sequence ATGTCAAAACCACTAGGTATAACTGAAGTTGTCTTAAGGGATGGTCATCAATCGTTATTGGCTACCCGATTACGTTTAGAAGATATGCTACCTATCGCACCTAAACTTGATGAAATAGGTTTTTGGTCTATTGAATCTTGGGGAGGAGCAACTTTTGATGCGTGTATTCGCTATTTAGGAGAAGACCCATGGGAGCGTATTCGAGCACTAAAAAAAGCGATGCCAAATACTAAGCAACAAATGTTATTTCGTGGGCAAAATATTTTAGGCTACCGCCACTATGCAGACGATGTTGTTGAAAAATTTGTAGAACGTGCACATGTTAATGGTGTAGACGTATTTCGTATCTTTGATGCAATGAATGATGTTCGTAACTTACAAACATCAATTAAGGCTGCTGTTAAAGTAGGTGCACATGCGCAAGGTACCTTAAGTTATACCGAAAGCCCTGTGCATACATTGGAAGGCTGGTTAACAATGGCAAAACAGCTTGAAGATATGGGGGCACATTCGCTTTGTATTAAAGATATGTCTGGCTTATTAAAGCCTTATGATGCAGCTGAATTAATTGGTCGATTAAAAGAAACTGTTGCTTTACCTATCGCTTTGCATTGCCACGCTACTACAGGGCTAAGTGTTGCCACTCATATGAAAGCGATTGATGCGGATATTGATGTTATTGATACTTCTATTTCATCAATGAGCCAAACATACGGGCACTCACCCACTGAAACGATTGTTTCAATTGTTGAAGGTACTGAGCGTGACACTGGTTTAGATATGGTTAAACTTGCGGAAGTTGCGGCATACTTCAGGGATGTAAGAGAGAAATATGCGGCTTTTGAAGGTAGTTTAAAAGGAATTGATGCACGAATATTATTAGCACAAGTTCCTGGTGGTATGTTAACAAACATGGAAAGCCAGTTAAAAGAGCAGGGCGCTGCTGATAAGTTAGATGAAGTGTTAACTGAAATACCTAAAGTAAGAAAAGATCTTGGTTATATCCCTCTAGTAACACCAACTTCTCAAATTGTAGGTACACAAGCAGTGCTTAATGTTCTCACTGGCGAGCGATATAAAACAATTACTAAGGAAACGGCAGGTGTACTTAAAGGCGAGTATGGTGCAACTGCTGATAAAGTTAACACTGAGCTACAAGCCCGTGTTTTAGATGGCGGTGAAGCTATTACTTGTCGTCCTGCCGATTTACTTAAGCCTGAAGTTGAAACTTTATCAGTTGAGTTAACTGAAATTGCCGCTGAAAAAGGCATAAAGTTGGCTGATGATGTGATTGATGATGTATTAACATACGCGTTATTTCCACAGATAGGCTTAAAATTTTTAGAAAATAGAAATAACCCAGATGCTTTTGAGCCAGTTCCAACAAAGGCACCTTCAGTTAAAAGCGCTTCCGCGCCTGTTAGTGCTACAGCAACTGAAAACTACGCAGTAAGTGTTGATGGTAAAGTTTACGATGTTATCGTGGCGCCTGGAGGCTCTATCGATAGCGTAACCCCTGCATCAGGTGGAGAGCCGTTAAAACAGTCTGCACCTATTAGTGCAGGCGAAACATTAAATGCACCATTAGCAGGCAACATTTTTAAAGTGCTTGTAAATAAAGGTGACACGGTTGAAGCAGGTGAAGTGGTTATAATTATGGAAGCAATGAAAATGGAAACAGAAGTTCGCGCGGTTAATAGCGGTGAAATTGTGGCTGTAAACGCTAAAGAAGGCGACTCTGTCTCTGTTGGCGACCCATTAATTACATTAGCGTAG